TATAGTTTTCCTTCTTATTATAAAACCACAGGGTTATTTTCGATCTCCTCTGCGACGTCCAAAGAAAAGGCGGCACGCTGCGTGGAACTCATCTTAAAGGAATTAGAAACGATCACAAAAAATGGTTTTTCCAAATCGGAACTTGCCGACGCAAAATCCAACCAAATGGGTTCGATAGCAATTGGGTATGAACTCCCTGAAAACCGAATGAATAATATTGGCCTACAAGAAATCTATTATGGAACTTACTTTTCGTTAGAAGATCGTATGAAGGCGATTAAGTCTGTCACCCTAGAGGAAATCAATCAGGCTGCCAAAGAAATGTTTGGTTTGGACAAAGTCCATTTGTCTTGTGTAGGAGATATGACAGAAAGCCAATTTGCTAAAATCCCTGTGCAATTTGGTGGTTAAGTTCCCAAACGTACATTAGATTCATTTGCCATCAAAATAGGAATTGGATTCCTACTCGTTTCCTTGTGGAATCTAGGGCATTTGTTTTTGTATCCCATTCCAAACGAAACGATAAAAAAATAGAGACTTATATGTTAGATGCAAAAATTCAAATTCAAATCCTAAGAGAAGGGGCAGTTGTCCCCGAATACAAAACCTCTGGTTCGGCTGGGATGGACCTATCTGCTTGTCTTTCTGAAACTCTCCTTTTGCCGAAGGGAGAAGTGGTCTTTGTTCCAACGGGACTTGCCATGGCCCTTCCCGAAGGGTATGAGGGGCAAGTTCGCCCACGGAGTGGGTTTTCCACAAAACAAAGAATCATCATGCCAAATAGTCCAGGAACCATTGACTCCGACTACAGGGGTGAGATCCTCATACCACTTTTGAATCTGAGTGGATCCGACTATCTTTTGGAGCCAGGGACACGTGTGGCACAAATGGTGATCCAAGCAGTGGTGAAATTTCCAATCCAAATCGTCACAGAACTAAGCTCGACGGAACGCGGGACGGGAGGGTTTGGGAGCACTGGAAAATAAGACATAATCAGAAAAAAAGACACTTAGCTTTTTTAAAAGGATTCCGATACAAGCTGTAGAGGTGCCTTTTTATGATGCGATCCCTTTGGACCGGTGCTACCGGGATGATTGCCCAACAATTTCATATTGATACCGTTGCCAATAACCTTGCCAACGTAAACACCACAGGTTTCAAAAAGAACCGAGTGGACTTCGAAGATTTAGTGTACCAACACCAAGTGCTTGCGGGAACTCCGGCCACCTCTGTTTCCGAAATCCCAACTGGTGTGAATGTGGGTCATGGTGTGAAAGTTGCCGCCACACAAAAGTTATTCGAAATTGGTTCCTTCCAAGCTACTGGAAATAAACTAGATTTAGCTCTCACTGGGGAGATGGCATTTTTTAAAATCCAAATGCCTGATGGAACATTCTCTTATTCCAGAGACGGATCTTTTAAAATTGATTCGAACCAACAAGTGGTCACTTCAAACGGGTATTTACTAGAACCCCCGATCATCCTTCCAGAAAATGCGATCTTAAATACGCTGATGGTTTCCGAAGAAGGGGAAGTGACAGTGAAAATCGGGAATGACATTCGCCCAACTACTATTGGTCAGTTGGAACTTTATCGATTTGTGAATCCTGCAGGTCTCCAAGCAGTGGGGAAAAACTTATTCCGAGAAACAGTTGCTTCAGGCCAAGAAATCCCTGGAATGCCTTCCCAAGAAGGGTATGGAAGTGTTTTACAAGGATTTTTAGAAATGAGTAACGTGAAAATCGTAGAAGAGATGGTGAATATGATTGTGGCCCAAAGGGCTTACGAATCCAATTCGAAAACCATCCAAACCTCGGATAACATGCTTTCTACGGCAATTGGTTTAAAACGTTAATGAAAATTTGGATTTCCATCCTTTTTAGTTTTGTGTTGTGTTTGCCATTATTTGCAAATACAGAAGACAAAAGAATCTATCTCAAACCCAAAACCATCGTCGGTTCATTTGAAGTTAGGTTGTCTGAGTTTACAAACTGGAAAGGAAATTGGAATCCAATTGTATTTCGTAGTTTAAAATCACCTACTGTTGTTACTCCAGATTCTTTATCTGAAACAATCACCTCTTTATATAAGAAAGAATTTGGAGAAACGACTGAGTTTTTAGTCATGGGAAAAGAAGGGATACTACTACCGAAAACTTCCTCTTTGTCGAAAAAAGAATTAGAAGATTCTTTGTGGAAAGGATTAACCATTGCGAACCAAAAAGATTTGGGAGAGATGGGTGAAAATTATCGGATCCAATCAGAAAAAGATTCCTTTCCCATGATCACAGGAACATCACCTATTTGGCGGAGCCTTGGTCGCACCCTCCATGCCGGGAAACGTTTGTTTCCATTAGATTTTTATTATGAAGGAAAACTCGTTCATTCGGAATCGGTTCCCTTTGTCATTGAAGAAAAGAAAAAAGCATATTTCACCACAAAAGAAATTCCAAGTAAAACCGTTCTTACGAGTGGGGATGTAGAACTTCGGTATTTTTTTAGTGCAGATTCCTTACGCGAATATACGGATGAAAACCCTGTGGGAAAAACAGCCTTAAATGGTTTTTTACCAGACACTGCTATTGAGAAAAAACAAGTGCGTACACTCCATACCATCGAAAGGGGACAAGAAGTGGAACTCGTCTATACCATTGGTAATTTATTATTAAAAATTAAAACTAGGGCCCTTGCCTCTGGAAACAAGGGTGAGGAAATTCCACTCCTAAATTTGGCATCTCAAAAGACGATCAAAGCTCGTGTGCAAAACGAAGGCATTTGCCTTTTGGAAGAGAGATAATCGATGTTGGTTCCAAAAACAAAAGTAAAAAAAACAAGATTGAATCATTCTGAAACGAAATTTTTACTACGTTCGATTTTAAATATTACCCTTCGTGGTTTTGTGTCCCTTTGTTTTTGTTTGGTGGTAATGAATTATGTAGGGGATATTTCCTCTTTTCCATTTCCTTCTCTTTTACATGCCGAATCCTTATGGAAAGATAAAGATCCATATTCTTATCCAAAAACCATACAACCAGGTACAGTGGTGAAAGTAGTTTTGAAAAATGGACTTCGAGTGGAATATGAATCCGAATACAAAGCCACCTTTGACAATGATATCAAAACAGTTCCTGATAAAAAGCTAGTCCCAGACCTTCCCAATTATACAGCTAACTCTACTTATATGCGCTCCAAGGTGGGAAAATCCAAATCCCAAGGGAAAGTTGTAGGAGTGATGGCCGTTCTTGTGACGGGAATAGATCCAGGGACTGGGAATTTGGAATTAGAAGGAAGCCGTGTCTTCAATCTTTCAGAAGAAAGGATTAATTTACGTTTGTCGGGAACAATTTCGCCAGAAGATCTCGATAAAAATCGGTTTATTGCAAGTGACCTTATCGCCAATCTACGAGTCGAATACCAAGGCACACTCAATCCAAAAGAACTAAATGATCCCAATATCCAAATGAAACGAATCCAAAATCCGGATGGAACTGTTACTGAAAAAGCAGAACTTTCAGACAAAGAAAAACAAGAAATTATCTTAAAAAATATCAAACGACTCTTAGGTGAAAGTGAGTAATTCTTTATGAATCAGAAAAACAATATGAAAAAAACTTTCACAGGAATTGAATTTTATTTTAAAACTTCGAATTTTACTCCTTCGAATCATAAACTTTTGCAAACAAAAGGATTGTTTCTAGTTTTTTACATATTTTCTTTGTTCTGTATTACCAGTTCTACTATCGCGGTAGAAACTAGGTTAAAAGACTTAGTACGAATTGATGCCGTAAGAGAGAACCAACTAACGGGTTTTGGTCTAGTGGTTGGGCTAAATGGAACTGGGGATACAAAAAATCCACTCACAGAAGAAGCATTACAAAACTACCTCGCAGGACTTGGTGTGAATACCAAAAAGAATTTACGTGATGCCAAAAACACAGCTTCAGTTCTCATCACAGCGAATGTTCCAGTCAATTTAAAAGAAGGGGATAAAATTGATGTCGTTGTTTCATCCCTTGGTGATGCCCGTTCTTTGGAAGGAGGGGTATTACTCCAGTCTCCTCTAAAAGCTGCTAACGGAGAAACAATCGCTGTAGCATCCGGTGTACTCGTGTTTGGTGGAAAAGAAAAAAAAAGGGGAGCTGATAAAAAAT
The sequence above is a segment of the Leptospira sp. WS39.C2 genome. Coding sequences within it:
- a CDS encoding flagellar basal body L-ring protein FlgH, whose amino-acid sequence is MLVPKTKVKKTRLNHSETKFLLRSILNITLRGFVSLCFCLVVMNYVGDISSFPFPSLLHAESLWKDKDPYSYPKTIQPGTVVKVVLKNGLRVEYESEYKATFDNDIKTVPDKKLVPDLPNYTANSTYMRSKVGKSKSQGKVVGVMAVLVTGIDPGTGNLELEGSRVFNLSEERINLRLSGTISPEDLDKNRFIASDLIANLRVEYQGTLNPKELNDPNIQMKRIQNPDGTVTEKAELSDKEKQEIILKNIKRLLGESE
- the dut gene encoding dUTP diphosphatase — encoded protein: MLDAKIQIQILREGAVVPEYKTSGSAGMDLSACLSETLLLPKGEVVFVPTGLAMALPEGYEGQVRPRSGFSTKQRIIMPNSPGTIDSDYRGEILIPLLNLSGSDYLLEPGTRVAQMVIQAVVKFPIQIVTELSSTERGTGGFGSTGK
- the flgA gene encoding flagellar basal body P-ring formation chaperone FlgA, which encodes MKIWISILFSFVLCLPLFANTEDKRIYLKPKTIVGSFEVRLSEFTNWKGNWNPIVFRSLKSPTVVTPDSLSETITSLYKKEFGETTEFLVMGKEGILLPKTSSLSKKELEDSLWKGLTIANQKDLGEMGENYRIQSEKDSFPMITGTSPIWRSLGRTLHAGKRLFPLDFYYEGKLVHSESVPFVIEEKKKAYFTTKEIPSKTVLTSGDVELRYFFSADSLREYTDENPVGKTALNGFLPDTAIEKKQVRTLHTIERGQEVELVYTIGNLLLKIKTRALASGNKGEEIPLLNLASQKTIKARVQNEGICLLEER
- the flgG gene encoding flagellar basal-body rod protein FlgG, which gives rise to MMRSLWTGATGMIAQQFHIDTVANNLANVNTTGFKKNRVDFEDLVYQHQVLAGTPATSVSEIPTGVNVGHGVKVAATQKLFEIGSFQATGNKLDLALTGEMAFFKIQMPDGTFSYSRDGSFKIDSNQQVVTSNGYLLEPPIILPENAILNTLMVSEEGEVTVKIGNDIRPTTIGQLELYRFVNPAGLQAVGKNLFRETVASGQEIPGMPSQEGYGSVLQGFLEMSNVKIVEEMVNMIVAQRAYESNSKTIQTSDNMLSTAIGLKR